The Branchiostoma floridae strain S238N-H82 unplaced genomic scaffold, Bfl_VNyyK Sc7u5tJ_1588, whole genome shotgun sequence DNA segment AAATGGTCCTGTACAAAACAGGGATGGGAGTGATTCACCAAACAACGATGCACAAGAGAAGGCACAGAGGAAATATGAAGAAAGGGTGTACAAGTCCAGGACTGTGATGATTCATGTAGTTGTTTGCTTTGTCTTCTGGCTGTTACCACTCCCCTTAGTGTTATTGTGTTGGAGTAGCCGAGCTTTCTGCCCTCATACGATTGAAATTTTTGCTGGTCTTACTCTGAACTCACTTATAAACCCACTGGCAACACTTATCCGCATAAAGGACTTGAGGGATATAATCTGGCGTAAACTGGCAGATATCCATCGGACACTTTTCAGCATACTACAGAGAAACGCTGTGAACCCACAGGAAGACCGAGCTGGAACAGGAAGCCCCAAACCTACAGGAAGGTCCTGCATATGATGAGGGACAAAACACTCCAGGTCCAACCCCGATTGATAAACCTTAAGTTGACAACGGTGACTGTAAGACCCATAGTCTCTAAAGGACACCAAAACTAACAATTGTGAAAAAGGCTGAGCTGATGAAATgtgatttatttattgaaataaaACGTATGGTGAAAGCAAAATAGTAAATGTGTTCCATTGATGGCAACCACGTCAAGTACAATTTTTACGTCATTATAGTGGCAATAAATCACGATGTAAATCGTAAGTAAACAGTAGATAGCGAATATGTTAATACGATAATTCTGCGCGCAATGTAGCTTAGCGCGTGCGTACCAATAAGCTTTCGGGCAGTCTTCTGATCCATCTTAAATTGAGATGGAGGAGGACTGATAAAGGATATCTTTGGTTAAgcgctttactttgtgtacagacTTAGTGTATACAAAACGTTATAATAAGGTCAATTGCAACCTGATCGATTTTCTGTATATGTACGCATCTTTTGTATGCCGCAATTCGTATGGTTCCACACCTGGGTAAATCAGGGTACAAAAGAAAGAGCCATGTCGATATCGGAGCTGCCTCAGGTGGTCTATGTTTGTAATTTCCCCAGCTTAAAATGTCGGCTTCCAATCATTAGGCCAAGAATGATGACGTCAATGCATAGTGACAGCCCACGTAAGCCGGTATCAAGTCTCCCTGGGTGACCATTGTCGTCACTGTCTACCGTCTCAGAATGAAACCCATCGCATTCGGGTACATCTGCATCATCGCAATTGCCTTCGTGGTCGGTCACAAACTGCATTAGGGTCATCCACAGCATGGATCACAACCTCGCGTCAGGTCTGGCTCCAGTTGAATAATCTCTATTGGGCAACCATGACTGTAAAACCCATACTTACTCAATGAGGCCTGAATTATCTCCAAAATGCATAACAGAGACAGTAGAAATCAACAATTGTGAAAATAGGCTGAGCTGCATGAAGCCTGATTCAGAACTTTTTCACTGAAATAAAACTTCTCGTGGAAGAAAAATGGCGAATGTGCTACATCAATGGCAACCATGTCGAGTACAATTTGAATGTCATTACAGCGACAGTGAAAAATGAGGTCTAGTTTCCTTCTACGTAGACAATAGATATAGCCCTGCCATAAACGCACGTGTATCGCCAAAGTCAATTAGTTGAGCTTAGGTAAAGGAGATATTATAAAGAGTTTCATACGCTAATTTCACACACTCAGTAGCTAGTATATATCAACAGCGAATACCGACAAGCTTTCGATCAATCCTTTGATATTTTTCAAGTTAAGATGAGGGAAAACTGACAGAAAGGTAtttggtaagtgctttattttgtgtacgaaATTTGCACGTACGAATCTTGTACTGTCAATTACCTTCAAATACAAGCTTTAAATGTGTGAATAGTTGTCTTCGGTATGCATTGTACAATGgtgatgtacatacatgtatgtcgaaAACTGAATTTACAACCAAACTGCAAGCCATTGCAAGTCTAGATAACATATTTATACTAACCCTCTTTGAATGTAGATAAAGCGCAAACAATTGCAATGCTCTCATTTTGGTAGCAAAAAGgaaaacagcatttttttcagaatctATTTTACTCAAGATAGACATTTGAAAAATAACAAGTTCATAGTAGCTGTAATTTTTATAAGCCAAGATAAAAATACAAACCTAGTGTGTTCGCTTCCATGATCTAGCTGTTGTTCGTGAAATAATGGAGACAAAGTGATATTATTATATGATGCGAGTTAAAATcaatgtacatcaaaatcttCGTTTATATTTCTCAGTCTGCTCTtgaaaattaagatttttttccctCATTATCATCACCAGCATCTACGCCGCATTTTACTTCTTCACCAAgtgttcaaatgtcaatattTGTGTAGAGCCCACGTCTGTTAGGCACAGGTGTACTAAAATGCCTAGGCCAGTCAAGCAGGCAATATCAGACCTGTACATCAGATGGTCTGCACATGTAATTTCCTCGTCTTGAAAGGTCGGCTTCTTAAGCCGCAAATTATAAGCCCAAAGTTTATGATCATACCCTGATGTCTATGGCAACAGCCCACGTAAGTCGACTTCTGTTCATTAAGCCTCCCTGCTATAGAGCGCTGTCGTGACGGGCTTTGGTCTCATACACAATCAAACCCATCTCGATCAAGTGCGGCTGCATCATCGTTCTCGCCCTCTAGTCCAGCCACAAACAGATTCAAAGTTGTCCACAGCGTGGGGATCTCATAGTCTACAGAAGTCCAGAATCATCTCCGGCAGCATGTTCAACAATAGTTCCGACCCATGGATGCCCATTGACGAGACATTTGCTCCTGAGTTTGTAAGCTTAGTGTCCTGCTACAAGTGGCATCTGAAGAACAAGACTGTATCCATTGTACAAGCCACCGAAGCCTGCTCTATGTACGAGGGCCTTGTGATATTAGAAACAGGGACTAACATTGTCTTTTGGCTGTTGGGACTTCTCGTTATCATCAGTAATGCTGTTGTGTTCTTGGGAATCATTGGAACAAGAGAACTTCACAGACCCATCTACATCTACTTTGCAAATCTGGCAATCACAGATGTTTTTGCAGGCATTGGACTGCTGTATCGAACAGTAGGCCACGTTGGACAAACTGTAATGTATGACTTTATATTGAGCTATCTCAATCTAATCATATTTACCCAGATGATTTCAGCATCAGCTCTTTCTCTGTTGTCTGTGAACTCCTACATTGCTTTAAAGCATTCTATATATTTCAACATTCATTCTGACAGTAGCAAACTGCGTGCAGGTGTAGCTTTGGCCTGTTCGTGGATGATTTTCTCATTGCTTGCCTTCTCACCCAGCATGGGCTGGAACTGTCTCCATATGCAGACCCTCGCCACAGATATCTGCATTTCATATTACCCCCTGGCCTTTGTCATCATTTGTACATCCATACTGTTCTTGTTGTGCATAGtcatgttgtttacaaacataaGTATATTCATAACAATCAGACAAATGGAAAAGAGAAGGCTTGAACAGGCTGGGGTCCACCCTGCACCAGATGGAAATGGTCCTGTACAAAACAGGAATGAGGATCCGGATGATCCACCAAACAACGCTGTGCAAGAGGAGGCACAGAGGAAATATGAACAAAGGGTGTACAAGGCTAGGACTGTGATGATTCATGTAGTTGTTTATTTTGTCTTCTGGCTGTTACCACTCCTCCTAGTGGCAGTGTGCAAGAGTAACCGACATCTTTGCACTCGTACGACTGAAATATTTGCGTGTTTTTGTTTGAACTCACTTATAAACCCAATTGCAACACTCTTTCGTACAGAGGACTTAAGGAATGCAATATGGCATAAACTGACAGGTATTCATCAGGCACTTGTCAACATGATACAGAGAAACTTTGTGAACCCGCAGGAAGACCGAGCTGGAACAGGAAATGGCCCAAGTGTACAGGAAGGCCCTGCAAATGGAGAGGGACAAAACGCACCAGGTCTGGCTGAAGTTGAATAGGCTCTAGTGGAAAAAAGCGAATGTAAATCCAGTAACCAAAGGAAGCAAGCCCCCCAAATGCCTTAAGGgactaatcttcaagcagagcCTGCTGTGgtataagacagtatcataagcttgggaaggatTTTAGTCGGAAGAGAAGTTTCATTTCTCGCTGtgtatcttatgccacagcaagatagGCCTGGAGATTATTGTAATATTGAGGGACACAGTAGAAATCCTATTAACAACTGTGACATAAGCTGGCCTGCATGAGGTGTGATTTTCACAACGTTCTTACTGACATGAAACTTATTGTGGAAGCTCGATGGTGGATGTGGACCATCAAAGGCAACCATGTCGAGTACACTCTGAATTTCATTATAGCGACAATGGAAATGAGGTCTAGATTACCTCTAAGCGAATACTAGCAGTGAATGTCGAATACTATGAACGTTTTATACGCAAATTCCGTGCACAAAGTAGCTTAGCGCCAACCAAGAAGCATTTGGACAGCTAGTCCTCTGAGCCTGAttaagttgtcctaagttgagATGACAGATGATTTACCGAAAGCTttttggtaagcgctttattttgtgtacgggcTGAGTGTGCACAAATCTTTATAATGTCActtaccgtcacagatgaacttttattGTTAAATCATTATTGTTATTCAAATGTAAGGTGTTAACAGCTGTGCATTGTATGTTATGCAATCTAAAATTCTATCTGCAAGTAAACTGTAAGCAAGTTTGACTGCGCCAATAATATCTTAAGAACCATGTAGCATGACTGATTGTGATAGTGTGTTTATCTGACGATCGTACTCTatgtatgttattgttgttggtAGGAATCGTCTAGTGACAAGTACAGGATGTTAGTGAAAGTCTTCAATAAAGTATCAAACAAGTACAAATGAACCAGTGCATGTTTTTTTCTCGAAACCCGACATTCGATGTCCTGTCTGCCATCTACTTCAGGGCAAGACTGACTGTTCACTTTGCACTACAGTTAGGTGTTAGTAGTTTCATTGTGACTCGACTTCAAAATTCGTCCTTATATTCCAGTTTACGTAACAACAAATATCTATATCTGCATTTGCGCACGGAATGAAATGGCGgggaatgtccttggtgctgatcacgCCATCTGCCTGTACCACCTCCACCTGTCGTCCTATAGCAAACAGATAGGTGGCGCTTCCTcctgttctttttgtttgtaattttcggTTTTGCATCACTAACAGCCCTGCTGTAATCTAACTAAATGGTAAATAAAACGGACCTCATTTTCATTTAGAAATAGGATTCCGAAACAACCAAATTCCATGTTTTTATTGTAATACCAGgatacggggggggggggccaaaacattttttgtcaagACCTCAATGAAAATAGTTTTGACAggatgtataaaaaaaattaaggcaCCAGGATATTGCCCCTTCTGCCGTTGACCAAATTCCAGACAATTTGGTCCAGaatttaattcattcatttattagcGGTCAGTCTGAAGGATGTCTGCAGGCAAGTGACCTCATACAGAACCGACTTCAACAGGTAACCTACATTTATAATCGAGTTCGCCTCCTCTGCAAATCATAAAGCTTGTTAAGACCAACTGTAGACCTGAATAGTTTTATTACAATATCAGAAGTGCTGTTGTACAACTACTACTGAACACATCTTTTCACTTGATGTAAATTTATCTTTACGGAACAACTACATTATTGCTTTAATCGTTGATTTCGCTACCACACTTTGTATCGTTTATATGGACGAATGAAGAATTTTAATGTACATTTCTGTCCCAGTGTATGGCTAAGTACGTGTCATACGTATTGTAAACACAGTTGAAACTAGTTAAACATCTATTGCATACTAATGTCTAGTACTTTTggttttctttgtcttctttgtaATGGCGAAATTGTAGTAGGATGCTATTTAATTGAAGTACAATTGAATGCTTTACATCTTCTATTTTACTCAACTTTTTCAGAGGTTTGTGGCGGCGGCATTAGAAGTTATATATGAAAACATCATGAGATATAGATTTCATTCTAAATTAGTAGTATCGGTTGTATTGATAAAACAATTTTCAATATAAGCGCAGTCGCGCTGCATATACATTATTTAACATATACACTGCATCTGATTTGATGTCATGCCATtcattaaaatcattgtaaTATCTACAGTGTCATTTCGGACAGCATTCGTACACAGTCACTTGCAGAAGGCCTGGACTTTGGGTCCAGCTTCCAACAGCTTTTCATCAGGCTCACCCACCCTTTACAGGGAGACATAGTATTTGGAACTTGCAACTGTACAGGAGGAGAAACAAACTCCTGTGGTTTAATAACCACCTTGTGCAAATAATCTTTGTCTTCTGTCACACGCAAACCATACCACATCTCTAGCAGACAGAACCCCAGGCTGTAGATGTCTGCACTGGTGCCATATGGACCGGATGCAGAGAACATCTCTGGTGCTGCATATAATACCGTTCCCGGCACTGCTCCTATCAGCCTCTTCGGGGGCTTTGCTCGGCCCACCTCTGTAATCTTCAGTACACCGTCTTCTGTGACCTGCATTTATCACACAATATCATTGTTACTTAGCATTCTTGCCATTTTGTCGCAGATGGTGGTGGAAAGGGCATGTATACATTACACATGGCTGTTTGGAAGCTTACAAATTCAAAATTGGGCGGCAATGGAAcctgattaaaaaaatatgaaattataTTCTTTCCAGACTTAGTCTCGTTCTCATTGAGATTTGCAAAATACAGAGAAATTTTCGTAAAAGAAAAGTTAGGTGTGCTGGAAAAATAGGCTGGTTTATTACAGTTATTTTGCACATTTCGCTGAGAACGAGCCTTAAAATGGTGttatgttataaaaaaaacgttttgttatATAGAACAAGACTATGAGATTCCGGTACCAGCAAATCAATATTTTCTGCCTTGCCATACAAACAGTTTTCTTATGTTTGAGAAATTTCAGTTAAACAACGGCAGGTTCCCACCATTATGTTATCCAGCTTTATGTCTCCATGCATGAATCCCTTTACGTGCATTGCCTTCAATCCATTGCACAGTTGCGAGGCCAAGTCCCTGACGGTGTTGAAGCCTGCTGTCATCTTAGCCTCATCATCTGGCCACCAAGCAGGAGTTCGCTCTTTGTGAGCACGTAGCCTGGGTTTGAGAAAATGTACACTGAATAGTTTGCTTTTGAGTAGTTCTCtactgttaaaatgttttttttttcatatctgccgaTTTTTACGGTTAACCTTTACCTGTTTTACAGATTCTACTGACTGCACAATAGTCCAATGTCGAGTTTTTATATATACAGCTAGCTATAGGTGGAGAGGGGTGAGACATACCATGATTCAAGTAGATAAGGACCATACTCCATGACGAGACCAAAGCGAAGACCGTCTGTTTCAGAATGAGCTGTTGACGCCAGTCCATAGTAGCCAACAATGTGTGGACTCTCAAAATACCTGTCAGGAAGGTATAGATGATAGCTGAATGTCAGAATACATTTAGACTACTAAACCTAATTGTAGACTAGATACGTTTAAGTATTGTCGCACACCTAAAGCATACGAAAGGTAAAGCAGTAATGCTCAACATATGCTGGGGCGAAGTATGATGTTTTTCAAGTAGATGGAACTATCACCATGTAGCTTTGCTACGGCTTCAAAATTTACTTCAATAACCCGGCACTACTGATAGACACTGTTCAGGTACAATGTAGCCTTGTTAACAAATTGACTACAATAACAGGCAATATTAGCGGGTGTTTATTCGGAATATACCAAAAAGAACTTTGAAAGTGCAAACGCCTGCTGAAATTCTATTATAAAAAACACTAGAATTACAATTTGCGTGCCgttgtgtacatctctgtctaaactACCTGCATACCGAATATGATGGAAATTCGTCGTTCTTTTGTTTAGTTATCCTCTATATGTTCTttacaaaaacgcccctgcagttccggagcaagctgctaggggaccaaACCCACAACATTCCCTTTCATCTTTTCATCTGCTacaaaaatcacgaccaaaATTATGCCAAAGTGCTATTACTTTTTCTAACTAACACAGGAAGAGTTGGGACCCAAATTTTCAGTAGAAATCCAtcagccttgttcacagaatgatcCCGTCCCCAGCTTCCTGCAACGGGTCGTAGGTGCCAGATAATCCATGTTACGTACATTTTAACTCAACATACAACAGTTTATTTGGCATCTCCCAACTGTTCCTGTGTTGGTTAGATAAAGTTATAGCATTTTTGCATAATGTAGTTTACCAACATAGATGACCTTTCATGCTAAGAAGACCACAGCATATCTAggacaaagatacaaaaaccggtTTCCGTTGCAgttccaaggtcaaacaccAGGGAGCCCCAAATCGACCTtaaccttcgtcttcccaaccccccCTAGTCACATACGtagtatcattacaatccacTTAGAGGTTCTAAAGTATTTCTGACAAAATTTCccgaaaaaaacacacacacaaaaaaaaaacaatacttccATTTTTCGTGGAGGTATTGAAGGCCGTATTCACTTAGGGGCAACTGGTCAAAATACCTGAGGGTCTCCTCTTCATCTTGGAACTCGGCCACGTCTGCTTCGTGGGTGAATTCTCTTATTATCAGTACTGCCACCTTCGTGATGCCATGGGTCTTGACTTGGACCTTGTAAACGGAACCAAATGATCCCGATCCCATCTTCTGTGGGTTGGAGGCCAAGAGCTCGTCCAGGTCGTACTGTATGTCTCTTAGATGTTTGAGATTGAAGAGAGCAAGGTTTCCGCGAAGCGCGTTGCACTGGTCGAATTGCGGACTGTACAGACTGAGCAGGACGTCTTGGCTTCTAGCATCTCCCTCGAGAGACTCAATCATTTGGATGTCAGCTTTTGCTACCTTGGGAATAGCATTCTTCAGTTTACTCAGATATTCTCTGGGCCTCTGAAAGCGCTCATTCACAAATGCTTCCAACTGGTCGGTTTCCCTAATGTGTTTGACCACCTTGTCAGTGACATCTTTGATGTACGCCTCTTTGTCTTCATTGTAGGTTTTCATGAACGTTTTGTCGCTGGCCAATTTCTTTATGGTCTTATTTAAAGCAATCATTCCAATGCTTGGGCCACTGACAAAGGCAGAGAGAACATCAACAGCAATACCAAAAATAGATGTCTTCGACGCCTTTACATCTTTGTCTCCGATGCTACTTTCTGTGTCCCATAATGATGCAGTCGGCAACAACGTAAGGTCGTCACCCAAGGCTTCCTCGAACTCATGTTCACGTGTCTCTTTGAGCAGAGTGAACTTATCTTTAAACATCTGAATGAGACTAGCTTCAATCGTCTGAAAGTACTGTTCATTAAGCAAAAGTCCCCTTGCGTGCCTTAGTACAAGCTTAGCTGTCTTTTCTCGGACAAGATCGCACTCTGCAATGGAGGTGATGTTCGGAGCTTCATTTAGTGCATTGTGCGCAATGGTCGTCTTTGTCTCAGCAACCTCCAAGTGGCTCCTTAAATGCTGCACTGCATCGCTTGTTTTCACGTCAAGCTCCTCATTCAGAACTTTCATAACTTTGTCAGTGAGATGTTGCAACTTCGTCAGCCGTTCAGACACCACGCGAGCTTTTGCTTTTCGTTCCTCCTGGCCTCTCATTACATTGTTTAATATGGCTCGGACGATTTTGCCGGATTGATCGATGAGCGCCCAAATCAaactgaaaaacaaacacataaagaaATTTTTCAGCAATAATCTTCACCACCTACAATCCATTGTATCGTGGCATAAATACACTGATGAGGTACTAAAGACACCGACCTGTGTTGGACCATGAGCTTGTGCTTGAGACTCCGCAGAAGAAGCGACTCAATCCCACCCAATAGCTTGTCTAGACCATCAGCCATGTATCCAGCAGATTCCTTGGCCTGAAAGGACGGTACTCAAATATGAACACCAATGACCGCATAATTTGAAATGCCAGTGTCCTTGCAAATTTGGTTCATAGCAAATTATACCTATTAGTAAAATGTTACGTCTTTCTAGCACAATGTCTACTTTCTTATATGCAATTTTATTCATACCTTGGCTGAAAACCAAAGCAATTGTGTCTCATCTAGTCGTGGAAATTGGTGTTTCAGTCTACGCAAGGTGTGTCGTTTGACTTCCTCTTTCTCGTAGTCTGGCACTTGATCCCACTTGTTGCACACAAATAGCACGTTGTCACAGTCCTCTGGTCCTGATCTATTTAATGCCCTTAACAGTTCTGCGACCTAAAACAAAGGATATATATACCTGTCTTTTATCAATAAATATGAAAGGAAGTACGATGTTAACACCTCAAAATCGTACACTTTTTTTCTAAGGAACATTCCACCCCAGAAGAGGGTATCATAATTCCTCAGATAATAAATTGTTATGATTGAATCCAGTTTGTTTTATCAAATTTAATATACATTGAAACCTGAACGCAGGACAAACACTGTATACATAGATATCCTTAGAGGACCATTTCAATTGTGCAATGGTGGGAGAGGACGTGGCCGATATAATAGAACTGTTTGGTACTGTAAAATTATAATACTATGATGTTTTAGGATTACTTTTTTGGGTAGACTAAATATGTGGACAGAGACGTCATCATTACTATCAGCCAATGCGTTTCAACTATCATTTGTGGGTCTGTATCCGAAAATTGtctttacatgtacacttgCTGTGTACCTTCCTCAATGTCACTCGGCTGCTTTCGTTAAACTTACCCTGTCTACCTCGGTTTGTAGTTGACACCGCCATAAATTCTATAACGGAGCATCATACGACGTCGACTTCTCTCTTACCCAAGTGCTGAAAGCCAGGGCGCAGAATTGTATTCGAATATTCCATGACTGATGACTAAACGTCGAGGAAAAGCCCATAGAATAACCCAGATCATTGCGTTGCGCCCTCCTGATGAAATGTCACGAAACAAAGGACAGACCTGGGCTTTACAATTGAATAGAATAAAATTGAACCGAATAAAATGATTATCCCCctttgattgattggttaattGATTGGttaattgattggttgattgattgaatgaggTTGGAGAACGCTTGCCTACTCACGTTCCATTGCTGCAGGCCACCTGCGTTGGCAATATTGATGACATAGATGAGGGCATATACTTCAGGAATGTACTTGCTGACTTGTTCGTCCACCAACAAACTTTCTCCCAGACCAGGGCTGTCCACAATACAAATGCCGCCCTTATGCACAAAGAAAATGTGAAGTTAGATTACATGTTCCGATCGCAATTAATGTGTATTATTGTAAGTATTGCTAGGGATTTGCCTTTTTTGAAACATTGGtttattgattatttgattatcAAGTAAATATTTAGTACATAGAATGAATGTTGAGTGGTGATATTTTTATCATGATTCAGTCAAAACAAGGAATACAACTTGATTTTATGTTCACCTCTAGCATAGTCAACGGCCAGTAGATTTCCACCTTACTGCAACGTGAGAGTTTGTTGCCTCTCATGTGTATGTATCGGGAAATTGTCTTCAGGTCCTCTTCTGCTGGTCCATCTAGGTACATATTGAGGACCTTCAAACCAGTGACGGGGTCCGGCTCATTTAGGTGGAATACTGCTTTCTTCCTGGTACCGTACTTGATCTCACAGATAGCTGATGTCGTAGCTAGCAACGATGTTGGAAGGATGTTTTCCCCAAGTATGGCATTCAAAAGGGTGCTTTTCCCAGAGGAAGTTTCTCCTAGAACATACCCATTTATCATCTGATTAGAACAACAGGACACATCCATAAGGAGgtaaattttgtgttgaattatttctttatgtctctgtagatttgcatatttaatgtaTTTTGTTGGTCATATGACCCTATAGTACCGAATGATCGTTAGCGTGACGTAAATGGATTGGAGGGGTCCTATATATGTGGTGTCTTGCACCCCTTTCCACTACACAGTTAAAGGATATACCTGCAACAAGTATTGGGTAGTCGTCTTTGGCAAGTTGGTCTCGACATCTTTTCAGAATGTCACCAACGTCTCCAGATAAGATGCGCATTTGTTGACGGACATCAGGTTCTAATGTGGTCATTAGTAATTCTGTTGCAGAATCACACAGTTGGAGGAGTTCCTGTCGGGTTTCTTTGTCACGTTTTAACATGGCTCTCATCTTTGTGGCAGCCTAAAAGTGaaggaacaaaacaaaaactacagtcaaacctgtattagcggtcacctttgcatagcagccaactggccatagtggccactttttgtcggtccctaggattcgtaatgattaagaaataggcttagcggccacctgtccaacgcggcaaCGGCCATACGATTTCCGGTCctgttgatacagaaacactgcctattgcaaccatactgcagccttatgtcaccctgcaccgagtttgaaattgtagtttgcgaggatttggagttcctgacagggtcattttggcggaagcattaaagtgcaagtctttatCGGTGAATtgaccgatcgagacaatgttacttggtgagaaagatttgtgggaactgaaatcatgtgtagcttgctcatggtcaattgatcaacattttctctatagtgaccacttgtctatagtggccatatttctccagtcccttgagtggccgctatagataggtttgactgtacatgtaggtggaatAGCCATCTAACGTGCATGATCAGAAACTGCCGTATGTTGTTTCTTGTTTATAGCTTTATTTCGAAATGCAAATGAAATCGAAATGTACTGAATTTTTTTATATTGGAACAGCAGCCTCAaatttggaatgtttcttcGTAATGCTTCCTTATAACGTCGAGGGTAGCCATTTAGCTCAATAAATAGCGATATACATATCTACGTTTCCACTTAGGACGTATTTACCTTATAAATCGGACTGCAGATATTTTAGTAACAGATAATGTGAACTGACCAAATGCTGCATTACACCCCTATctctacatgttttttttttcactgtgcTACCAGAAGAACGTAATAAAAGTACTGCATCAAGCGTTCACTGAATGTTAAACATAATTCAAAAGTACTATTAGTCAGTACTTACTGATTCGGGGCGCAGTTCAGATTTAGTTGCAATCGCCAGACTTTGCAGCTTCATGACTCCTTGTGGTTTGTCTGAAAATACCAAGATACCGTTAGTAATTTATCTTTTAACGAATTATTGGAGGTTAATCTTAAACGTATTTCCTGTGATTTCATTTTGCTTTGATTAGAAGTGAAGATCAGAAGAACGGATGAAGATCATGATAAGGTTCACCTCCTTTTCTCTAAGTATGAACTTGTGAACTGCACATCATGAATAATTAATTTATTGTAAATGCATACCCAAAGGGCtgattgcaaatacatgtaacgtaaaAATATAAGAATGATGGATGCGATGTAATCAAGTTAACTTCTTTTGAGAGTATGGAAGCCGATTTTATCCACTTCTTCTATAATATGTAGGTTCCTTGATTTTTTTATCTAATAGAATTGTGTGCCAAATCAAGACAGAGTTATGATCAGGAACAAATAAAGCTCAAACCCACCTCTGAGAT contains these protein-coding regions:
- the LOC118408453 gene encoding uncharacterized protein LOC118408453 produces the protein MADGLDKLLGGIESLLLRSLKHKLMVQHSLIWALIDQSGKIVRAILNNVMRGQEERKAKARVVSERLTKLQHLTDKVMKVLNEELDVKTSDAVQHLRSHLEVAETKTTIAHNALNEAPNITSIAECDLVREKTAKLVLRHARGLLLNEQYFQTIEASLIQMFKDKFTLLKETREHEFEEALGDDLTLLPTASLWDTESSIGDKDVKASKTSIFGIAVDVLSAFVSGPSIGMIALNKTIKKLASDKTFMKTYNEDKEAYIKDVTDKVVKHIRETDQLEAFVNERFQRPREYLSKLKNAIPKVAKADIQMIESLEGDARSQDVLLSLYSPQFDQCNALRGNLALFNLKHLRDIQYDLDELLASNPQKMGSGSFGSVYKVQVKTHGITKVAVLIIREFTHEADVAEFQDEEETLRYFESPHIVGYYGLASTAHSETDGLRFGLVMEYGPYLLESWLRAHKERTPAWWPDDEAKMTAGFNTVRDLASQLCNGLKAMHVKGFMHGDIKLDNIMVTEDGVLKITEVGRAKPPKRLIGAVPGTVLYAAPEMFSASGPYGTSADIYSLGFCLLEMWYGLRVTEDKDYLHKVVIKPQEFVSPPVQLQVPNTMSPCKGWVSLMKSCWKLDPKSRPSASDCVRMLSEMTL
- the LOC118408454 gene encoding uncharacterized protein LOC118408454 encodes the protein MQALLYVRPTGTPPSDSGSLSSDEETGIGRKRRHVTEHNDEEVVEKKLKEEKIRVLEFLHKKGLVTIDLLRAAENILPREEIERRTRKVLLEIDEYGIDLLEVKSGCAVIHLVPDNDESLERFWTDYRSGQLSSDLSKYLITDGMRDVAGQDLMIGVIILEEQYRQWKDYFHLRDKPQGVMKLQSLAIATKSELRPESAATKMRAMLKRDKETRQELLQLCDSATELLMTTLEPDVRQQMRILSGDVGDILKRCRDQLAKDDYPILVAGETSSGKSTLLNAILGENILPTSLLATTSAICEIKYGTRKKAVFHLNEPDPVTGLKVLNMYLDGPAEEDLKTISRYIHMRGNKLSRCSKVEIYWPLTMLEGGICIVDSPGLGESLLVDEQVSKYIPEVYALIYVINIANAGGLQQWNVSRQAFSNLIQSINQSINQSINQSIKGG